A window of Macrotis lagotis isolate mMagLag1 chromosome X, bilby.v1.9.chrom.fasta, whole genome shotgun sequence contains these coding sequences:
- the LOC141497968 gene encoding E3 ubiquitin-protein ligase DTX3L-like isoform X1, translating to MFVLFEPIIIFTKLCSGQRGGGRELTATAFFHLPSLLPSFPLQYPVNIAALDLQLKNPSPVLMATGSTVHSPMYRVLVRVSENCPRMERKLQKYFQNPWRSGGGKCKVKAGPSEGTFWVEFYKRQAKEGVIAKRDHSVAVSDTSHVNVFIEANEDSGENNMLEISQLSSQTQSLPKEFLYLKHTDEEGATSASNSVIQKIFVYVEAQLNFKLSTEQREKIINLCPNIRLEGNRDGPEKVIGDYEDIEKIYHFLSERMLGNGQKEDILDSASASESEHMMPNDYDNPIVHSYSRHGGEESDLISVPSHLYEYFKYFFADTLDRIESEHQVRIKSTLEYPTGNVCLDFETSKSGNRKAAQEAFTRAFQREIQNVTRQEVHFTDNKLALDVQKTLSDMFQNLHIKAEGKVLILWGNPQDILGAQHFIEANFSRKQPVEMMISQNLKNVIEVDTVHWYLLGQEFREIEKTYNIVMELVNNPQTRKTLIVFKPKDKGLDLSAHAYEDFIDVFKMLLTQIVKEVIILKPLDQERKGWPDKAFFEDFERKHPYVNLELNRQDLTLTGLPKYVAEAMKYVKRYFNIEDPAQQRQGSAFSLGANWNRDTRSPLDKMGDDFRMALPVFKGLPNWWNLGKEKKEEEQEECVICMEIIQQKEVLPKCKHEFCGPCIREAMKHKPVCPVCQTSYGIMKGNQPDGTMTASYRTSSLPGYNSCGTIVIHYDMRGGIQTEDHPNPGKRYEGTRRVAYLPNNEEGRQVLLLLRRAFDQRLIFTIGQSRTSGIKDVITWNDIHHKTLQFGGPENYGYPDPSYLQRVKLELKAKGIE from the coding sequence aTGTTTGTACTGTTTGaaccaattattatttttactaagtTATGTTCTGGGCAGAGAGGTGGAGGTAGGGAGCTGACAGCAACAGCATTCTTTCATCTCCCCTCTCTGCTCCCCAGTTTCCCCCTCCAGTACCCAGTGAACATCGCAGCCCTGGATCTTCAACTCAAGAATCCTTCCCCTGTCCTGATGGCCACAGGCAGCACTGTCCACAGCCCGATGTACCGGGTTCTGGTCCGGGTGTCTGAGAACTGCCCTAGAATGGAGAGGAAGCTACAGAAGTATTTCCAGAACCCGTGGAGGTCTGGGGGAGGCAAGTGCAAGGTCAAAGCCGGTCCCAGTGAAGGCACTTTCTGGGTAGAGTTCTATAAAAGACAAGCCAAGGAAGGTGTGATAGCCAAGAGAGATCACTCTGTGGCTGTCAGTGATACATCACATGTGAATGTCTTCATAGAAGCAAATGAAGACTCAGGAGAGAACAACATGTTGGAGATAAGTCAGCTTTCCTCTCAGACTCAGTCATTGCCAAAGGAATTTTTATATCTGAAGCATACAGATGAGGAAGGTGCTACTAGTGCCTCTAATTCTGTCATTCAAAAGATATTTGTCTATGTGGAAGCCCAGCTGAATTTCAAGCTTTCTACAGAGCAAAGGGAGAAAATCATCAACCTCTGCCCAAATATCAGACTAGAGGGAAACCGTGATGGACCTGAGAAAGTGATTGGCGACTATGAAGATATTGAAAAAATTTATCACTTCTTAAGTGAGAGGATGCTGGGAAATGGCCAGAAAGAGGATATTCTGGACTCAGCCTCAGCAAGTGAAAGTGAGCATATGATGCCAAATGACTATGACAATCCTATTGTTCACTCATACTCCAGACATGGAGGAGAAGAGTCAGACCTCATCTCAGTTCCTTCACATTTGTatgaatatttcaaatatttctttgctGATACTCTGGACAGAATAGAAAGTGAGCACCAAGTACGTATCAAAAGTACTTTGGAATATCCCACTGGCAATGTGTGTTTAGACTTTGAGACAAGTAAGTCAGGGAACAGGAAAGCAGCTCAAGAAGCTTTCACCAGAGCTTTTCAGAGGGAAATTCAGAATGTGACCCGCCAGGaggttcatttcacagataataaGCTGGCACTGGATGTCCAAAAAACACTGAGTGACATGTTTCAAAACCTGCATATTAAAGCTGAAGGAAAAGTCTTAATCCTCTGGGGAAACCCACAGGATATTTTAGGAGCTCAGCATTTCATTGAAGCCAACTTCTCCCGCAAGCAACCTGTGGAAATGATGatttctcaaaatttaaaaaatgtaattgaggTTGATACTGTACACTGGTATCTTCTGGGtcaagaattcagagaaatagagaaaacatATAACATTGTAATGGAATTGGTGAACAATCCCCAAACTCGGAAAACCCTCATTGTATTTAAACCAAAAGACAAAGGTTTAGACCTCTCTGCACATGCTTATGAAGATTTCATTGATGTCTTTAAGATGCTTTTAACTCAGATTGTCAAAGAAGTAATTATCCTGAAACCATTAGACCAAGAGAGAAAGGGTTGGCCTGACAAGGCATTCTTTGAAGACTTTGAAAGAAAGCACCCCTATGTGAACTTGGAGTTGAATAGACAAGACCTGACATTGACTGGTTTGCCCAAATATGTTGCAGAAGCAATGAAATatgttaaaagatattttaatattgaAGATCCTGCTCAGCAGAGACAAGGGTCAGCTTTCTCCCTTGGAGCGAATTGGAATAGAGACACCAGGTCCCCCTTGGACAAAATGGGGGATGATTTCAGGATGGCTTTGCCTGTCTTCAAGGGACTGCCTAACTGGTGGAacttaggaaaagaaaagaaagaggaagagcaGGAGGAGTGTGTCATCTGTATGGAAATCATTCAGCAGAAAGAAGTCCTTCCAAAGTGCAAGCATGAGTTCTGTGGTCCTTGTATCCGAGAAGCCATGAAGCATAAACCAGTGTGCCCTGTATGCCAGACTTCCTATGGCATCATGAAAGGGAATCAGCCAGATGGAACAATGACAGCTTCTTACAGAACATCTTCACTTCCAGGTTATAATTCATGTGGCACAATTGTGATTCATTATGACATGCGGGGAGGCATACAGACAGAAGACCATCCCAACCCTGGGAAACGCTATGAAGGAACAAGACGAGTGGCATACTTGCCAAACAATGAAGAAGGACGGCAGGTTTTGCTTCTTCTCAGAAGAGCTTTTGACCAAAGGTTGATTTTTACAATAGGACAGTCTCGAACATCAGGAATCAAGGATGTGATCACTTGGAATGATATTCACCACAAAACTCTACAATTCGGCGGGCCAGAAAACTATGGTTACCCTGATCCCAGCTATCTGCAACGAGTCAAACTGGAACTGAAAGCTAAAGGAATTGAGTAA
- the LOC141497968 gene encoding E3 ubiquitin-protein ligase DTX3L-like isoform X2, translated as MATGSTVHSPMYRVLVRVSENCPRMERKLQKYFQNPWRSGGGKCKVKAGPSEGTFWVEFYKRQAKEGVIAKRDHSVAVSDTSHVNVFIEANEDSGENNMLEISQLSSQTQSLPKEFLYLKHTDEEGATSASNSVIQKIFVYVEAQLNFKLSTEQREKIINLCPNIRLEGNRDGPEKVIGDYEDIEKIYHFLSERMLGNGQKEDILDSASASESEHMMPNDYDNPIVHSYSRHGGEESDLISVPSHLYEYFKYFFADTLDRIESEHQVRIKSTLEYPTGNVCLDFETSKSGNRKAAQEAFTRAFQREIQNVTRQEVHFTDNKLALDVQKTLSDMFQNLHIKAEGKVLILWGNPQDILGAQHFIEANFSRKQPVEMMISQNLKNVIEVDTVHWYLLGQEFREIEKTYNIVMELVNNPQTRKTLIVFKPKDKGLDLSAHAYEDFIDVFKMLLTQIVKEVIILKPLDQERKGWPDKAFFEDFERKHPYVNLELNRQDLTLTGLPKYVAEAMKYVKRYFNIEDPAQQRQGSAFSLGANWNRDTRSPLDKMGDDFRMALPVFKGLPNWWNLGKEKKEEEQEECVICMEIIQQKEVLPKCKHEFCGPCIREAMKHKPVCPVCQTSYGIMKGNQPDGTMTASYRTSSLPGYNSCGTIVIHYDMRGGIQTEDHPNPGKRYEGTRRVAYLPNNEEGRQVLLLLRRAFDQRLIFTIGQSRTSGIKDVITWNDIHHKTLQFGGPENYGYPDPSYLQRVKLELKAKGIE; from the coding sequence ATGGCCACAGGCAGCACTGTCCACAGCCCGATGTACCGGGTTCTGGTCCGGGTGTCTGAGAACTGCCCTAGAATGGAGAGGAAGCTACAGAAGTATTTCCAGAACCCGTGGAGGTCTGGGGGAGGCAAGTGCAAGGTCAAAGCCGGTCCCAGTGAAGGCACTTTCTGGGTAGAGTTCTATAAAAGACAAGCCAAGGAAGGTGTGATAGCCAAGAGAGATCACTCTGTGGCTGTCAGTGATACATCACATGTGAATGTCTTCATAGAAGCAAATGAAGACTCAGGAGAGAACAACATGTTGGAGATAAGTCAGCTTTCCTCTCAGACTCAGTCATTGCCAAAGGAATTTTTATATCTGAAGCATACAGATGAGGAAGGTGCTACTAGTGCCTCTAATTCTGTCATTCAAAAGATATTTGTCTATGTGGAAGCCCAGCTGAATTTCAAGCTTTCTACAGAGCAAAGGGAGAAAATCATCAACCTCTGCCCAAATATCAGACTAGAGGGAAACCGTGATGGACCTGAGAAAGTGATTGGCGACTATGAAGATATTGAAAAAATTTATCACTTCTTAAGTGAGAGGATGCTGGGAAATGGCCAGAAAGAGGATATTCTGGACTCAGCCTCAGCAAGTGAAAGTGAGCATATGATGCCAAATGACTATGACAATCCTATTGTTCACTCATACTCCAGACATGGAGGAGAAGAGTCAGACCTCATCTCAGTTCCTTCACATTTGTatgaatatttcaaatatttctttgctGATACTCTGGACAGAATAGAAAGTGAGCACCAAGTACGTATCAAAAGTACTTTGGAATATCCCACTGGCAATGTGTGTTTAGACTTTGAGACAAGTAAGTCAGGGAACAGGAAAGCAGCTCAAGAAGCTTTCACCAGAGCTTTTCAGAGGGAAATTCAGAATGTGACCCGCCAGGaggttcatttcacagataataaGCTGGCACTGGATGTCCAAAAAACACTGAGTGACATGTTTCAAAACCTGCATATTAAAGCTGAAGGAAAAGTCTTAATCCTCTGGGGAAACCCACAGGATATTTTAGGAGCTCAGCATTTCATTGAAGCCAACTTCTCCCGCAAGCAACCTGTGGAAATGATGatttctcaaaatttaaaaaatgtaattgaggTTGATACTGTACACTGGTATCTTCTGGGtcaagaattcagagaaatagagaaaacatATAACATTGTAATGGAATTGGTGAACAATCCCCAAACTCGGAAAACCCTCATTGTATTTAAACCAAAAGACAAAGGTTTAGACCTCTCTGCACATGCTTATGAAGATTTCATTGATGTCTTTAAGATGCTTTTAACTCAGATTGTCAAAGAAGTAATTATCCTGAAACCATTAGACCAAGAGAGAAAGGGTTGGCCTGACAAGGCATTCTTTGAAGACTTTGAAAGAAAGCACCCCTATGTGAACTTGGAGTTGAATAGACAAGACCTGACATTGACTGGTTTGCCCAAATATGTTGCAGAAGCAATGAAATatgttaaaagatattttaatattgaAGATCCTGCTCAGCAGAGACAAGGGTCAGCTTTCTCCCTTGGAGCGAATTGGAATAGAGACACCAGGTCCCCCTTGGACAAAATGGGGGATGATTTCAGGATGGCTTTGCCTGTCTTCAAGGGACTGCCTAACTGGTGGAacttaggaaaagaaaagaaagaggaagagcaGGAGGAGTGTGTCATCTGTATGGAAATCATTCAGCAGAAAGAAGTCCTTCCAAAGTGCAAGCATGAGTTCTGTGGTCCTTGTATCCGAGAAGCCATGAAGCATAAACCAGTGTGCCCTGTATGCCAGACTTCCTATGGCATCATGAAAGGGAATCAGCCAGATGGAACAATGACAGCTTCTTACAGAACATCTTCACTTCCAGGTTATAATTCATGTGGCACAATTGTGATTCATTATGACATGCGGGGAGGCATACAGACAGAAGACCATCCCAACCCTGGGAAACGCTATGAAGGAACAAGACGAGTGGCATACTTGCCAAACAATGAAGAAGGACGGCAGGTTTTGCTTCTTCTCAGAAGAGCTTTTGACCAAAGGTTGATTTTTACAATAGGACAGTCTCGAACATCAGGAATCAAGGATGTGATCACTTGGAATGATATTCACCACAAAACTCTACAATTCGGCGGGCCAGAAAACTATGGTTACCCTGATCCCAGCTATCTGCAACGAGTCAAACTGGAACTGAAAGCTAAAGGAATTGAGTAA